From Erigeron canadensis isolate Cc75 chromosome 8, C_canadensis_v1, whole genome shotgun sequence, one genomic window encodes:
- the LOC122578821 gene encoding autophagy protein 5, which yields MVKEAQEYVWEGAIPLQIHLHDSEVTTLPPPQPALILAPRIGYLPLLSPQLKPFFSTALPPGIDTIWFEYKGLPLKWYIPTGVLFDLLCAEPERPWNLTVHFRGYPGNVLIPCDGEESVKWSYINALKEAAYIIHGSSKNVMNMSHPDQVELWRSVMNGKLQAYNRISHKLKLGIVSDEFSGKPKLFPFKPQQSLNETEATPALKASRVPVRLYLWTVDQDFNDLDAAPHFDNWDQISYINRPVEINVEEKHFTLLDAVKSILPEFYSDFSNKTRSELMEKPEDEEKEEIVKSQFLSGQSVIKLLRIQGIEPKMEIPFSWVVNNLMNPDYFIHMCLYIKTPKPNDM from the exons ATGGTAAAGGAAGCGCAAGAGTACGTGTGGGAAGGTGCAATTCCCCTTCAAATTCATCTTCACGATTCTGAAGTCACCACTTTACCCCCTCCTCAACCTGCTCTT atACTGGCTCCTCGGATTGGGTATCTACCTCTGTTATCTCCACAATTGAAGCCGTTTTTCAGTACCGCGCTTCCTCCTGGAATAGACACTATCTGGTTTGAGTACAAAGGATTGCCCCTTAAATG GTATATACCAACAGGAGTCCTTTTTGATCTTCTTTGTGCTGAACCAGAAAGGCCTTGGAATTTGACG GTACATTTTAGAGGATACCCAGGCAATGTGTTGATTCCTTGTGATGGAGAAGAGAGTGTGAAATGGAGCTATATTAATGCATTAAAAGAG GCTGCATATATAATTCATGGGAGCAGCAAGAATGTCATGAACATGTCTCACCCTGATCAGGTTGAGCTATGGCGCTCTGTAATGAATG GTAAACTGCAGGCCTACAACCGCATTTCCCATAAACTTAAACTTGGAATAGTTTCGGACGAATTTTCTGGAAAACCCAAGCTGTTTCCTTTCAAACCTCAGCAGAGTCTTAATGAGACAGAGGCAACTCCAGCACTGAAAGCAA GTAGAGTTCCTGTACGCTTGTACCTCTGGACTGTTGATCAAGATTTTAATGATTTGGATGCAGCACCACATTTTGATAACTGGGACCAAATTTCATATATTAACCGGCCCGTTGAGATTAATGTAGAAG AAAAGCACTTCACTTTGCTTGATGCAGTGAAATCAATTCTGCCAGAATTTTACTCCGATTTCTCAAACAAAACCAGATCAGAACTCATGGAGAAACCAGAAGATGAGGAGAAAGAGGAAATAGTAAAAAGCCAATTCCTATCAGGTCAATCGGTGATTAAACTCCTGCGTATTCAAGGCATTGAACCCAAAATGGAAATTCCATTTTCTTGGGTGGTCAACAACTTAATGAACCCAGATTACTTCATTCATATGTGCCTTTACATCAAGACTCCTAAACCAAATGATATGTGA